The Elusimicrobiota bacterium nucleotide sequence ATTCGGGCTTTAGGAAAAAGAGAGGCAACGTCCGCGGCCACACGTTGAGTCCCTCGCCCAGACATTTTAAATAGGGGTCCGGAGCAGGCGGGACATGGGTTTGGAAGAGGCGCCGCGTGGTCACAGGAATGACAACGGAGCGTGGCGGGCCCTACGGTTGGGCGGTGAAGCACGAGGCTGACCTGGCAGTTTGGACAACGGGCAACCCACCCGCATCCCTGACATTCCATATGGGTGGAGTAGCCTCGCCGGTTTAAGAACAACATGGATTGTTCCCCCCGCTCGAGCCGCTCTCGCAGGGCCGACACCAGCGAATCGGAAAAATACCATCCTTCTTTTCGCATGTCCACCAACCGAACGGTTGGAAACGGCCTGTTTTCAACGCGACGTGAAAGAACGAGCCGTTGAATCTCTCCCTTCTGGGCCCGTACGTGGGTCTCGAGCGAGGGGGTCGCACTCCCTAAAATAAAGAGCGCCCCATGGAGGCGGGCTTTTTCTTCCCCCATGTCCCGGGCGTGGTAGTGGGGGGTATTGTCCTGTTTGTACGAGGTGTCGTGTTCTTCATCTAAAATAATGGTTCCAAGGGGTGCCATGGGCAAAAAGAGGGCAGACCGCGGGCCCACAATGACACGAGCGGTACCTTCCCGGACGCGACGCCAAACGCGCCACCGTTCCCCGTCCGCCATTTCGCTGTGCCAAATTTCCAAGGTCTCCCCAAACCAACCTCGCAGGCGGTCTTCCATTTGGGGGGTCAACCCAATTTCCGGAACGAGAAGCAAGGCCCCACGCCCGGTCTCGAGAGCCGCCGAGATCACCCGCCGATAGACCTCTGTTTTCCCGGAGGCGGCAACCCCTTGAAGGAGGAACCGGTGATGATCGTTGGACCCAAGCGCGGGAAGGAGAGCTTTCAGCGCGTTGGACTGATCAGCGGTGGGCTGGAAAGGGGTGGGGGACTCTTTCACTCGGAGGGGACGGGAAGAGGGGCGTTTCGGGGGCTGGCGCCGACCCAAGGGAAAAACCGTGAACAGGGCTTCCCCGAGGGAACAGGCGGTGCGTTGGCTCATCCAATGGGCCAAGGCCAAATCCCGACTCTCTAATACGGGTTCGGGCTCAACCAATCCGTCAAGTTCTTTTAAATCGGAAGGGGAAAGACCGCCCGCTTCCGGTTCATGCAATCGGAGCACGATCCCCATTTGGCGTGCCCGTCGACCGAACGGGGCCCACACGCGGTGGCCGGGTCGAACACTTTTGTCCAATGCGGGGGGGATTTTGTAATCAAACACGCGCCGGAGCGGAATGGGGAAGCCCACTTCGGCCAATGGCATCGGTGGCACGTTTACGTTGCGGTGCCCACGGCGGCCGCGAGCGCTGCCTTGAGGTTTTTCATGTCTTCCCATACATCTTTCTTGAGGGCAGGGTTTCGGAGGAGCGCGGCGGGGTGATAGGTGGGGAGAAACCGAATGGGCGTTGGCAGTCCTTCCACACGAAAATCCACCCATTTCCCTCTAAATTTCGAAATGGCTTCTTCTGTTTTGAGAAGCGCCTTCCCCGCTGTGGCGCCCAAGGCGACGATGAAGAGCGGCCGGATAATACGGATCTGCGCCAAAAGGAATGGGGAACAGACGGCCATTTCCTCGGGTGTTGGAGGACGATCGTTTCCCCTCTTGGTGTTGTCTGACGGGTCAATCAGGGGATGGCATTTGACCATGTTTGCAATATACACCCATTTCCAGGATGGCTCTTGGGGCAGGCGGGAGAGGTCTGTGGCTGTTAAAATTTTGTCCAGCAATTGTCCCGCGGGGCCAACAAAAGGTTCTCCCTTTCGGTCTTCCGCATACCCGGGCCCCTCGCCAACAAAAAGGACTCGGGCGTCGGGGTTTCCCACGCCATAGGCCAACTGGATTCGCGATGAACCAAGGGGGCACCTCTGGCAGTCGCCGATGTGGTCCCGTAACCGAGTTAAACGTTCCCCTTTGGAAAGGGAGGTATCATCTTGAAAGGTGTCCAACGTTGATGTTGAGGCTGGGGGTTTGGGCGAAGGGGGCTTTTGTTTTTGGGGCGGCGCCACAGAGAGGCTCGGTTTCTTCCCCGAAAGCAACCGTGCCTTTTTGAGTTCAACCGTTCGGCGCAAGGAAGCCGTTAAATGGGCTAATTCTTCCCGGGGATTATCGGCCATGGTTTTGAACGGAGGTGAGAAGTTTGGCCAGAAGTCGGCGCGCTAAATCGATTTTGCTGCCGCCAAACCGTTCGGGCCTTGTTCCCGGGCGGAGGATCCACGCTTGAGTTCGTGAGCTTCCGAGAGAAGCGGGTGAATTGGCAACGATGATGTCCAGGTTTTTGGCGGACATCTTTTTCTTCGCGTGGGCCAGGACCTTTTGGGTCTCCAGGGCGAATCCCGCCAGGCGGGGGAAAGGACCACGCCGTTCCGCGGCCAGTGTTCCCAGAATGTCCGGATTTGGTGTGAGTCGAAGAACCATGGGTCTCCCATTCTTTTTGAGTTTGGTCCGCGAAACGGTTATGGGACGCCAATCCGCCACGGCAGCGGCCCCCACCACGGCGTGGGCGCCCCGTGCGGCCCTTCGCGTGGCGGTCAACATTTCCCGAGCCGTCACCACAGGGATCACCTTTATGTTTTTCGGGAAATCCAGGTTTGTGGGGCCGGCCACGAGAGTCACTTGTGCCCCCGCTTTTTGAGCGGCCTCCGCCAAAGCCCATCCCATCCGGCCCGATGATTCGTTGGAAAGAAAACGGACAGGATCCAACGCTTCGCGGGTGGGACCAGCGGTAATAACCAGCTTCCGATTTTCCCAAGAAAGCATCGTTGAAATTTATCTTTGCGGTGCCAGGGCTCGAACGAGTTCCTCCACCAGGGTTCCCGTCTCTAAGAGGCGACCGAGCCCCTGATCGCCCGATGCCAATGCGCCGGTCTCCGGTCCCAAAAACCGATGACCGAACCCTTTAAGGGTTTCCACATTTCGTCGGGTGGCGGGGTTGGTCCACATGGGTTCATGCATGGCGGGCGCGAGGAAGACAGGAGCGCGGGTGACGAGGCAAATGGACGTGAGTAAATCGTCCGCTTGGCCACCGGACAGGCGGGCCAAAATGTTGGCGGAGGCCGGGGCCACAAGCACCGCGGTGGCCCCTTTGGCTAATTCCAGGTGAGGCATGGCCCCCTCTGGGAGAGAGAACGCATCCGTGAGCGCGGGTCGCCCCGTGATGGCGGTGAACGTCAGCGGGGTGATAAACCGTTGCGCGCCCGCTGTGAGCACCGCGGTGACTTGGGCTCCGGCCTCAATTAACCGCCGAGCGATTTCAGCGGCTTTATACGCCGCCACGCTTCCCGAAACACCAAGGACAATTGTCTTGCCGCTCAATACCGCCATGGGTGGGGGGGGGTTACTTTTTCACTGAGCCTGATTCTCCCGCGCCCGCTTTCTCGTTCGTAGGTTCATCTTTCAGACTGATGGTCGGGAAAGTGAAATCCAAATCCTTCTTTTCCGTTTTAGGGGGTGGGGGAAGTTTTTCAATGTCTTCTAAAGAAACCTTTTTTCCTAAAATTTCCCGTAGGGATTGGGCCAAAAGTTCTTGGGGTTGAAGAGTGGACTGGTCTCGATGTTTGATTTCTTTGGCCCAACGGGTCACGAGGGAAATCATGCGGTACTTGTCGTGAGTGACGGTGAGGAGCAGTTGGCTGAGCGGGGCATCTAAATTGACGGCCGCATCAGCCGTCGTCAGTTCGATTTTTTCCTTTTTAGTCACGTGGGGAATCCTCCTCGAATAAAACGCTAAAGTGTGGGCGCCCAGCCCGATTCTTGCAGACCAAGGCGGGGGACGCGTCGTTGTTCGGCACGAAGGATCGCCAGTAGGTCTTCCAGGGCGTCTTCGATATGATCGTTTGTTACCAGGTAGTCGTAATGCGCCGCTTGTTCCATTTCCGCCCGGGCGTTGGCCAGTCGCCGTTGAATCGTGGTTTCATCGTCTTGGTTACGGCCCCGCAACCGTTCTTCCAACACTTTCCACGAGGGGGGGGCGATAAAAACCAACACGCTCTCGGGAAACACTTTCCTGACCGACTGGGCGCCCTGAGTATCAATGTCCATCACCACGTTCAACCCTTCGGACAGATGGGCTTCAATCGGGGCTTTAGGTGTTCCATAATAATTCCCATGGACCTCAGCCCATTCCAGCAACTCTTTCTGCTGAATCTTTGTTTTAAACGCCGGTTCTGAAACGAAAAAATAGTCCTGGCCATCCACCTCCAGCGGCCGGGGTCCTCGCGTGGTGCAAGACACCGAAAGGCGCACATCCGCCCGCCGGTCGACCAGCGCTTGGCAAAGAGTGGACTTCCCGGCGCCCGAAGGAGCCGAAAGGACGAGCACGATTCCGTTTGACATGGGGTAGGTTCTTTAAACCTTTTGAATTATATCAGATTTCGTCCCAATTCCGCTAATTCGGTAAAAGTTCCTTCTCAGTGAGGGTCAGCCAGACGACGGGTTGAGACAGAGAAAAGAGGTGAGGATCTTCGTCCCGTTGAAAAAGCGTGCGGGGGGAATCGCCTTGGATTTCCTTGAGCACACGTAAAACGTGATTTTTTCCGGAAGATAAAATGACGACGATTTCGCGTGAAGGGAGGTTCCTCTTCTCGGCTAAAAGGGCCACGGATTCCGGCGGGTCCACAAATTCATCGGCGCTTACATAGCGAAGGCTGTTGACCCGTTCGTCCACAATCTCGGAATTGGCGGGTTTTCCGTTCACGGTCCAGGAGGTGGAACTTCGCTCCACGCGGAGGCTTGTTTTTCCCCGGCGAACTTCAACCGCCTGAACGGCCTCATCGGCGGGAAGGGGGAGCAAGCGTGTTTCACGCCAAGCGTGGAGATCGGCTTCCGCATAAGCTCGGCTCAGTCCCTTGGCCAAATAGACCTCCGAACCCGTTTCCAATCGAACGAAGACGTTTCCGCCCGTTGGGGAGTCCTTCCCGATGATCCATCCTTGGGGTTCTTGGGCACCTTCTCCCCACACTTTTAAGAGAATTCCCTGGGCGTTGTCCAGGCGATACAGGGCATGACTTTCCGGTCGGTGGCTGATCACTTTTTCCAGGGTCAGAGAACGCAGGCCGGCCAGAAAGCTCACCACGCTTCCTTCATTCGCGGGGACGTTGACAGGCGAGGTCACTCTCCATCCTGTTTCCATTGATTCCATTGTGATGGAGTGGGCTGGGCGGGTGAGAGAAAACCGTTGAATTTTTTCAGGCACATCCGGTGTTTTGGGTCCGGAGGGGGGGCGGGGGATAAGAACAAGGATATAGGCCGCCGCCAGAACAAAAAGAACCACGGCCAAGGTCCGGAGGTATTTAGGCATTCGGAGGTATCTCCCGACGCGAATAAATCCCGTGAATCTTTTCACGGGTTCGGACACGATTTTGCCAGTGAAGGAATCCCGCCAAGATGACCAGGAAAGGAACAAAGAAGTATCCCACGACTTTAATCAAGGGACGTCCCCAGGGGGGGACGGGTTTTAACGGGCGGAACGGTGAACTTTTGGGCGGAATGGAAAGATAATTTCCGTCCTGAGTTAACCATCGGGCCAGGGAAAGAAGAAAAAGGGGATTGCCCGGAGCGTTGGGTATTTGTGGATTGGCAAAAAAGGATGTCCCGATCACCACCAGTTT carries:
- the priA gene encoding primosomal protein N': MPLAEVGFPIPLRRVFDYKIPPALDKSVRPGHRVWAPFGRRARQMGIVLRLHEPEAGGLSPSDLKELDGLVEPEPVLESRDLALAHWMSQRTACSLGEALFTVFPLGRRQPPKRPSSRPLRVKESPTPFQPTADQSNALKALLPALGSNDHHRFLLQGVAASGKTEVYRRVISAALETGRGALLLVPEIGLTPQMEDRLRGWFGETLEIWHSEMADGERWRVWRRVREGTARVIVGPRSALFLPMAPLGTIILDEEHDTSYKQDNTPHYHARDMGEEKARLHGALFILGSATPSLETHVRAQKGEIQRLVLSRRVENRPFPTVRLVDMRKEGWYFSDSLVSALRERLERGEQSMLFLNRRGYSTHMECQGCGWVARCPNCQVSLVLHRPTVGPATLRCHSCDHAAPLPNPCPACSGPLFKMSGRGTQRVAADVASLFPKARILRWDRDAVAGRHGHERIYREVNEGRADMIIGTQMIAQGHDFPHLTLVGVLDADRSLSFPDFRAAERTFQLLMQVAGRAGRAERPGEVLIQTRHPDHYALRAAADRNFDAFATNEMAYRQESAYPPFTRMTHVLIRARTEKSAEEGSETFVRWMEDGPPLIGAVYLGPAPAFHRVKAGWAQWQVVLKSSLECFSPMMARANSFVPPTGVGVGLDVDPEGMA
- a CDS encoding uracil-DNA glycosylase, with amino-acid sequence MADNPREELAHLTASLRRTVELKKARLLSGKKPSLSVAPPQKQKPPSPKPPASTSTLDTFQDDTSLSKGERLTRLRDHIGDCQRCPLGSSRIQLAYGVGNPDARVLFVGEGPGYAEDRKGEPFVGPAGQLLDKILTATDLSRLPQEPSWKWVYIANMVKCHPLIDPSDNTKRGNDRPPTPEEMAVCSPFLLAQIRIIRPLFIVALGATAGKALLKTEEAISKFRGKWVDFRVEGLPTPIRFLPTYHPAALLRNPALKKDVWEDMKNLKAALAAAVGTAT
- a CDS encoding phosphopantothenoylcysteine decarboxylase: MLSWENRKLVITAGPTREALDPVRFLSNESSGRMGWALAEAAQKAGAQVTLVAGPTNLDFPKNIKVIPVVTAREMLTATRRAARGAHAVVGAAAVADWRPITVSRTKLKKNGRPMVLRLTPNPDILGTLAAERRGPFPRLAGFALETQKVLAHAKKKMSAKNLDIIVANSPASLGSSRTQAWILRPGTRPERFGGSKIDLARRLLAKLLTSVQNHGR
- the gmk gene encoding guanylate kinase; protein product: MSNGIVLVLSAPSGAGKSTLCQALVDRRADVRLSVSCTTRGPRPLEVDGQDYFFVSEPAFKTKIQQKELLEWAEVHGNYYGTPKAPIEAHLSEGLNVVMDIDTQGAQSVRKVFPESVLVFIAPPSWKVLEERLRGRNQDDETTIQRRLANARAEMEQAAHYDYLVTNDHIEDALEDLLAILRAEQRRVPRLGLQESGWAPTL
- a CDS encoding DUF4340 domain-containing protein; amino-acid sequence: MPKYLRTLAVVLFVLAAAYILVLIPRPPSGPKTPDVPEKIQRFSLTRPAHSITMESMETGWRVTSPVNVPANEGSVVSFLAGLRSLTLEKVISHRPESHALYRLDNAQGILLKVWGEGAQEPQGWIIGKDSPTGGNVFVRLETGSEVYLAKGLSRAYAEADLHAWRETRLLPLPADEAVQAVEVRRGKTSLRVERSSTSWTVNGKPANSEIVDERVNSLRYVSADEFVDPPESVALLAEKRNLPSREIVVILSSGKNHVLRVLKEIQGDSPRTLFQRDEDPHLFSLSQPVVWLTLTEKELLPN